In Calothrix sp. PCC 7507, one DNA window encodes the following:
- a CDS encoding DUF1822 family protein, translating into MTFLSDISTQLEFPISTALSQQSWQQSQSQSTAKAQWNNYLNQICLQTFLPWLQAEYAPQASVWLNETLLPNFWSVVNGTALIWGNKRLILLPDKSLDSSELRIPQEWVDIPAWLGDYYLAVQINPEELIMRVWGYTTHKEIKRIGSYDHSDRSYSLDAQEIIPDINVLWVVSQLNPDEPTRFPVPHLSPIAATQAENLLQRLANLEIIQPRLELPFHLWGALISDEHWLHSLYQLRQGELSNDITTIKIATNLSQWLQNTFEASWQSVETLLGRDASLGFSFRQISAQNEAIIKRVKSLSLPNQEVFLVLGLDTETDGRIGIRIQLRSQSQDEYLPLELSLNLLSSSGQIIQSIQSRMTDNLMQLKRFKSNVGTQFSIQIEVNNFVITENFVI; encoded by the coding sequence ATGACTTTCTTATCTGATATCTCCACCCAATTAGAGTTTCCAATCTCTACTGCATTATCACAGCAATCTTGGCAGCAAAGTCAATCACAATCCACAGCGAAAGCACAATGGAATAATTATTTGAACCAGATTTGTCTACAAACCTTTCTCCCTTGGTTACAAGCTGAATACGCACCACAAGCAAGTGTTTGGTTAAACGAGACATTGCTACCTAATTTTTGGTCAGTAGTTAACGGCACTGCTTTAATTTGGGGGAACAAGCGGCTTATACTATTACCTGATAAATCCCTTGATAGTAGTGAATTGCGAATTCCTCAAGAATGGGTAGATATTCCCGCTTGGCTGGGAGATTATTATTTAGCAGTTCAAATTAATCCAGAAGAATTAATCATGCGAGTGTGGGGATACACTACCCACAAAGAGATAAAAAGAATAGGTAGCTATGATCATAGTGATAGAAGTTATAGCCTTGATGCCCAAGAAATAATTCCAGATATCAATGTTTTATGGGTGGTAAGTCAACTTAATCCGGATGAACCAACTCGTTTTCCTGTTCCTCATCTATCTCCTATCGCAGCAACACAAGCAGAAAATTTATTGCAAAGATTAGCGAATCTAGAGATTATTCAACCCAGGTTAGAATTACCATTTCATTTATGGGGGGCATTAATTAGTGATGAACATTGGTTACACAGCCTTTATCAATTACGTCAGGGAGAATTGTCTAACGATATCACAACAATTAAAATAGCAACAAATCTTAGTCAGTGGCTGCAAAATACTTTTGAAGCTAGTTGGCAATCTGTAGAAACTTTATTGGGTAGAGATGCTAGTTTAGGCTTTAGCTTTAGGCAAATATCAGCGCAAAATGAAGCAATTATCAAAAGGGTAAAATCTCTTAGTTTACCCAATCAGGAAGTATTTTTAGTGTTGGGATTAGACACAGAAACAGATGGGCGTATTGGTATTCGCATACAATTGCGTAGTCAAAGCCAAGATGAATATTTACCACTAGAACTTAGTTTAAATTTGCTCTCATCTTCAGGACAAATTATTCAATCAATTCAATCGCGGATGACTGATAATCTTATGCAATTGAAGAGATTTAAAAGTAATGTCGGCACTCAATTTAGTATTCAAATAGAAGTTAATAATTTTGTAATTACAGAGAATTTTGTAATTTGA
- a CDS encoding MFS transporter yields the protein MARTTETNPQRILWLQVGGLATIQGAITLCWVIYNFYIPQLLVEIGFSRDLAIGLVVVENALAIGMEPLMGGLSDKARRWTASRFPFISAGVILSSALFIVIPSLVTFLPPTDATRWIFLFVVVGWALAMTVFRSPAIVLLGRCAAKPELPLAASLLTLVGGIISAFRPISNNLLLSLGAVFTFSFGSFVLLAAAFVLRFVTPPEKPVNPTIETPNLSEQLPRALAILLGSGFGIACGSRLLMDVLGKLLKIELNTDNIDGMMFVISISLAFAALPAGVFATKIGNRKAIVWSICAISILIISMLFAGAKLPLIIMIIGAFSLIINGAIPFALSLVFPERSGVALGTYFGGGALAGALLPIFLPELPNLSPISEGFMSSVAFLITGACVTASRTINQAQSINNDD from the coding sequence ATGGCAAGAACTACAGAGACTAATCCTCAGAGGATCTTGTGGCTGCAAGTTGGAGGTTTAGCCACAATACAGGGAGCAATTACCCTTTGTTGGGTGATTTATAACTTCTACATACCCCAATTACTAGTAGAAATCGGCTTCTCACGGGATTTAGCAATTGGGTTGGTGGTTGTGGAAAATGCCTTGGCGATTGGCATGGAACCTTTAATGGGTGGACTTTCAGACAAAGCCAGGCGTTGGACAGCTAGTCGTTTTCCGTTTATCTCCGCAGGTGTGATTCTCTCATCAGCGTTATTTATTGTAATTCCATCATTAGTAACGTTTCTCCCGCCAACGGACGCTACACGGTGGATTTTTTTGTTTGTGGTAGTTGGCTGGGCTTTGGCGATGACGGTGTTTCGCAGTCCGGCGATCGTTTTATTAGGAAGATGTGCAGCCAAACCAGAATTACCTTTAGCAGCAAGTTTGCTAACTTTGGTAGGGGGAATAATTAGCGCATTTCGACCAATTAGTAATAATTTGCTCCTCAGTTTAGGGGCAGTTTTTACCTTTAGTTTCGGGTCATTTGTTTTGCTGGCTGCTGCTTTTGTCTTGCGATTTGTCACGCCACCAGAAAAACCCGTCAATCCCACAATTGAAACACCGAATTTATCAGAACAATTGCCACGGGCATTAGCTATTCTTTTAGGAAGTGGTTTTGGCATAGCTTGCGGTTCCCGATTACTAATGGACGTTTTAGGAAAGCTACTGAAGATAGAATTAAATACTGATAATATTGATGGCATGATGTTTGTGATTAGCATCTCATTAGCATTTGCTGCTTTGCCAGCAGGTGTATTTGCTACTAAAATTGGCAACCGCAAAGCGATAGTTTGGAGTATTTGTGCCATCTCAATATTGATAATATCTATGTTATTTGCCGGGGCAAAACTGCCTTTAATTATCATGATTATTGGTGCGTTTAGTTTGATAATTAACGGTGCAATTCCCTTTGCATTGTCTCTAGTATTTCCAGAGAGGTCTGGTGTAGCCTTGGGAACATATTTCGGGGGTGGAGCGTTAGCGGGAGCTTTACTACCAATATTTTTACCAGAATTGCCTAATTTGTCACCTATATCTGAAGGTTTTATGAGTAGTGTAGCGTTTTTGATCACAGGTGCATGTGTGACTGCTAGTCGCACTATTAATCAGGCTCAATCAATAAATAATGATGACTGA
- a CDS encoding CHASE2 domain-containing protein: MHILVVLNLGKGDLQHGFPSVTAQLWEAEKLTPMQFTGRLPAMPRLDILYQHWQLLYESLYSHLAWRRTQIVYPEFEIDEDDSEITHFSHTEFQEVCGELKTLFNHWLSADSFLNIDRKLRTQLTPKDEIHLVIVAENSQVLKLPWCLWDFLSDYPQSEIALSPPEYARSLKLAINKAKKKVKILCVLGNSSDINVSQDQQILEKLPDGDVKFLVEPTSPELNENLWQSEWDILFFAGHSSSQDKGCIQINSTESLTIDQLKYGLKKAISNGLKLAIFNSCDGLGLAQDLADLHLPQVIVMREPVPDRVAQEFLKSFLSAFAGGESLYISVREAREKLQGLEGEFPCAAWLPVICQNPAEIPSAWWEWCGKQNSVRLLPNRRELRRIFVCSLVNTLLVGGIRFLGLLSPLELWAFDLLMRSRIPEKPDDRILVVTVTPEDVQAQGLEPRFGSLSDATLNRLLQKLAKSQPAAIGLDIYRDYPSQKPELAKQLQQNQRLIGICKRPDIKDDPTGTLPPPEIAEARLGFSDFVQDNDGVVRRHLLFMTPNTISRCTASYAFSTLLAFHYLYGRGIAPKFTQDNNLQLGNQIFPSIASRTGGYQSVDAGGSQILLNYRAMVNPQTIAQQVSLKDIFSDRVNPKAIQNRIILIGVVDRSVGDYWATPWGAGSSDKIPGVLVHAHMISQILSAVLDQRPLLWVWTGWGEILWIGVWSVVGGVVAWRCSKLLIMSAIVVTSEITLVFCCWILLNVGGWVPLLAPVVSLLLANGTVFYHQYLTAKTQDSRY, from the coding sequence ATGCACATTCTTGTGGTTTTAAACTTAGGAAAAGGAGACTTACAACATGGCTTTCCATCGGTGACAGCGCAACTTTGGGAAGCAGAAAAACTGACTCCAATGCAATTCACTGGAAGGTTGCCTGCAATGCCAAGACTCGATATTCTTTATCAGCATTGGCAATTATTATATGAATCTCTATATAGTCATCTTGCTTGGCGACGAACTCAAATAGTATATCCAGAATTTGAAATTGATGAAGATGATAGCGAAATTACTCATTTTTCTCATACTGAATTCCAGGAAGTATGTGGGGAATTAAAAACCCTATTTAATCATTGGTTAAGTGCAGATAGTTTTCTTAACATTGACCGCAAATTACGTACTCAATTAACACCAAAAGATGAAATTCATTTGGTCATTGTTGCGGAAAATTCCCAGGTTTTGAAATTGCCTTGGTGTTTGTGGGATTTTTTATCTGATTATCCGCAATCTGAAATTGCTTTGAGTCCTCCAGAATATGCTCGTTCTTTAAAATTAGCTATAAATAAAGCGAAAAAGAAAGTTAAGATTTTGTGTGTTTTAGGTAATAGTAGTGATATTAATGTTAGCCAAGATCAACAAATATTAGAAAAGCTGCCGGATGGAGATGTTAAATTTTTAGTGGAACCGACATCGCCAGAACTCAATGAAAATCTTTGGCAATCTGAATGGGATATTTTATTTTTTGCGGGACACAGTTCAAGTCAAGATAAAGGATGTATCCAAATTAATTCGACAGAGAGTCTGACAATTGACCAATTAAAATATGGTTTAAAAAAAGCAATATCCAACGGTTTAAAGTTGGCAATTTTTAACTCTTGTGATGGCTTGGGTTTAGCGCAGGATTTGGCAGATTTACATTTACCGCAAGTGATTGTGATGCGGGAACCTGTTCCTGACAGAGTCGCGCAAGAATTTTTGAAAAGCTTTCTTAGCGCTTTTGCTGGGGGTGAATCTCTTTATATATCTGTGCGAGAAGCACGGGAAAAGTTGCAAGGTTTGGAGGGGGAATTTCCCTGTGCGGCTTGGCTACCAGTAATTTGTCAAAATCCTGCGGAAATACCTTCTGCTTGGTGGGAATGGTGCGGTAAGCAAAATTCTGTGCGTTTGTTACCCAATCGCCGAGAATTGCGGAGAATTTTTGTATGCAGTTTAGTGAATACTCTGTTAGTAGGGGGAATCAGGTTTTTAGGGCTACTATCTCCCTTAGAATTATGGGCTTTTGATTTGTTGATGCGATCGCGCATTCCAGAAAAACCCGATGACCGCATTCTTGTAGTAACTGTAACTCCTGAAGATGTCCAAGCACAAGGTTTAGAACCCCGCTTTGGTTCTTTATCTGACGCTACCTTGAATCGATTGCTACAAAAATTGGCAAAATCTCAACCTGCGGCGATTGGTTTGGATATCTACCGAGATTATCCCAGCCAAAAACCAGAACTAGCCAAGCAATTACAGCAAAATCAGCGTTTGATTGGCATTTGCAAGCGTCCAGATATCAAAGATGATCCTACAGGCACTTTACCACCACCAGAGATTGCTGAAGCCAGGCTAGGATTTAGCGATTTTGTTCAGGATAACGACGGCGTTGTGCGGCGTCATCTATTATTTATGACACCCAATACTATTTCCCGTTGTACCGCTAGCTACGCATTTAGTACGTTACTAGCATTTCACTACTTATACGGTCGGGGAATTGCGCCAAAATTTACACAAGATAATAATCTGCAACTCGGTAATCAAATATTTCCATCTATCGCCAGTCGCACAGGTGGGTATCAAAGTGTGGATGCTGGAGGTAGCCAAATACTGCTAAACTATCGTGCTATGGTTAACCCCCAGACGATCGCTCAACAAGTTTCCCTCAAGGATATTTTTAGCGATCGCGTTAATCCCAAAGCCATCCAAAATCGGATCATCTTAATTGGTGTCGTAGATCGCAGCGTCGGTGATTATTGGGCTACCCCTTGGGGTGCAGGTTCCTCAGATAAAATTCCTGGCGTGCTGGTTCACGCACACATGATTAGCCAAATCCTTAGTGCTGTTTTAGACCAAAGACCCCTATTGTGGGTTTGGACTGGCTGGGGAGAAATCCTCTGGATTGGCGTTTGGTCGGTTGTTGGTGGTGTAGTTGCTTGGCGATGCTCTAAATTGTTAATTATGAGTGCGATCGTCGTTACTTCAGAAATTACACTAGTTTTTTGCTGTTGGATATTACTAAATGTTGGCGGTTGGGTACCTCTGCTTGCACCTGTGGTTAGCTTGTTGTTAGCGAATGGTACGGTTTTTTATCATCAGTATTTAACAGCTAAAACTCAAGATTCACGTTATTGA
- a CDS encoding DUF928 domain-containing protein gives MTKSQFYIQIIKGAAIIALCASCSLNNREQITAGLPDSTAIKFAPPPPPTSRGEPTGRAQGGAGRGCEPTALVPLTKSTDGELLWGLTVAERPTFWFGLPRNLTTKDAIAFVLRDELGKEVYQTMFKTLQTPQGVVNFAMPKKVPPLKIGKLYGWSFSIYCDFQTVEDKPGTVQGKIQRVPISATLKNQLVNAKTPEAQAIIYAKNGIWFDALTTLGVDMRGGKEKAIASTWDDLLHQVNLEKVASLPIVPCCNQTQSSN, from the coding sequence ATGACTAAATCGCAATTTTATATCCAAATAATTAAGGGTGCTGCTATCATCGCACTCTGTGCAAGTTGTTCTCTAAATAATAGAGAACAAATAACTGCTGGACTTCCTGATTCAACAGCAATAAAATTTGCACCGCCGCCACCACCAACTAGTCGCGGTGAACCTACGGGAAGAGCGCAAGGAGGCGCAGGGAGGGGTTGTGAACCAACAGCATTAGTACCATTGACTAAATCTACTGATGGTGAATTATTGTGGGGTTTAACTGTTGCGGAACGTCCAACTTTTTGGTTTGGCTTACCCAGGAATTTAACAACTAAAGATGCGATCGCATTTGTTCTACGAGATGAGTTGGGTAAAGAAGTTTATCAAACTATGTTCAAAACTTTACAAACACCACAAGGTGTTGTGAATTTTGCTATGCCTAAAAAAGTGCCACCTTTAAAAATTGGTAAACTTTATGGTTGGTCTTTCTCTATCTACTGCGATTTTCAAACTGTCGAAGATAAACCAGGAACAGTTCAAGGTAAGATTCAACGAGTCCCGATTTCTGCAACGCTGAAAAATCAACTAGTAAATGCTAAAACACCTGAAGCACAAGCAATTATTTACGCCAAAAATGGTATTTGGTTTGATGCTTTGACAACTCTGGGAGTCGATATGCGCGGGGGAAAAGAAAAAGCGATCGCCTCAACTTGGGATGATTTACTACACCAGGTGAATTTAGAAAAAGTCGCCTCACTTCCCATTGTTCCCTGTTGTAACCAGACGCAATCATCAAATTAG
- a CDS encoding DUF4351 domain-containing protein: protein MIDHDRLFKELLSNFFPEFIELFFPAVSAYWERDSIEFLPQEIFTDVTEGKKKILDIAAKAAFRNQDTLFIIHIEHQSYSQTDFERRMFNYFARLHEKYTLPIYPIVIYSHDTPTTPEPNSYCIDFPNKRILEFNYEVVQLNQLQWRDFINQQNPVASALMAKMQINTQERPIAKLASLQLLASLGLNPAQIQLISGFIDTYIKLNTEEQALFESQLATIEPRQQEEVMQIVTSWMEEGIEQGVEQGRQREAALITRQINRRVGALSPELQERIQGLSFDALEDLGEALLDFNEVVDLEVWFESR from the coding sequence ATGATTGACCACGATCGCTTATTTAAAGAACTCCTCTCTAACTTTTTTCCTGAGTTTATCGAGTTATTTTTCCCAGCAGTCAGCGCATATTGGGAACGTGACTCAATAGAGTTTCTACCGCAAGAAATCTTCACCGACGTTACCGAGGGAAAGAAAAAAATCCTTGATATTGCAGCCAAAGCCGCATTTAGAAATCAAGATACATTATTTATTATCCACATCGAACACCAATCTTATTCTCAAACTGATTTTGAGCGGAGAATGTTCAACTACTTTGCGCGGTTACACGAAAAGTATACACTCCCGATATATCCCATTGTGATTTATTCCCACGATACACCCACCACACCAGAACCAAATTCATATTGCATTGATTTTCCTAATAAGAGAATTTTGGAATTTAATTACGAAGTTGTGCAGTTAAATCAATTACAATGGCGAGATTTTATCAATCAGCAAAATCCCGTAGCCAGCGCCTTGATGGCAAAAATGCAGATTAACACTCAAGAAAGACCTATAGCAAAGCTTGCATCGCTGCAACTACTTGCTAGCTTAGGACTTAACCCTGCACAAATACAATTAATTTCTGGTTTTATTGATACCTACATAAAACTGAATACCGAAGAACAGGCACTCTTTGAATCACAACTTGCTACGATTGAACCAAGACAGCAGGAGGAAGTTATGCAAATCGTTACTAGCTGGATGGAAGAAGGTATCGAACAGGGAGTAGAACAAGGAAGACAGCGAGAAGCAGCATTGATTACACGTCAAATTAACCGTCGTGTTGGTGCGCTATCTCCTGAACTGCAAGAACGGATTCAGGGTTTATCTTTTGATGCATTGGAGGATTTAGGTGAGGCTTTATTAGATTTTAATGAAGTTGTTGATTTAGAAGTTTGGTTTGAGAGTAGATAA
- a CDS encoding sensor histidine kinase yields the protein MVLPHLNLSPELFSKAFPFHFVFNRKGEILQTGNVLERVSSEPLVGSQIEQHFQIKRPNIPIDFDTINKKCRSLFILEFLHNGMHLKGEMLYQQEQEIIFFLGSPWITNTASLAPLGIKLKDFAIHDPITDFLFLLQAKNTALADTQKLTAELTKQRTELQNALQLKDHLTIAQTQAQELEKSLKELQQTQAQLIQAEKMSSLGQLVAGIAHEINNPVNFIYGNLNYINDYTQDLIKLVKLYQKFYANPEPKIQDFIEAIELDFLLDDLPKIINSMRIGTERITEIVLSLRNFSRLDEADMKMVDIHQGIDSTLLILQSRLKEHAGHPKIEIVKNYGNLPLVDCYPGQLNQVFMNIISNAIDALDSYNSERSITEIQAHPSKITITTEVRETQYVAIRITDNGLGIKETVQERLFDPFFTTKPVGKGTGLGLSISYKIIVEKHRGHLRCVSELGKGTEFCIEIPLSMNSQANNYVQSISLGE from the coding sequence ATGGTTCTTCCTCACCTCAACCTTTCGCCAGAATTATTTTCCAAAGCTTTTCCATTCCATTTTGTATTTAATCGGAAGGGAGAAATTTTGCAGACTGGAAATGTTTTAGAGCGTGTTAGTTCTGAACCGCTAGTTGGTAGTCAGATTGAACAGCATTTTCAGATCAAGCGTCCCAATATTCCGATTGATTTTGATACCATTAATAAAAAATGCCGCTCTCTTTTCATTTTGGAATTTCTCCATAATGGAATGCATCTTAAGGGTGAAATGCTCTATCAACAAGAGCAAGAAATTATATTTTTTCTAGGTTCTCCCTGGATTACTAATACAGCTAGCCTTGCTCCTCTGGGAATCAAACTTAAAGATTTTGCAATTCACGATCCAATTACTGATTTTCTATTTCTATTACAAGCTAAGAATACTGCTCTAGCTGATACTCAAAAATTAACTGCAGAACTCACCAAGCAACGTACAGAATTACAGAATGCGCTACAACTCAAGGATCATCTCACAATTGCTCAAACCCAGGCTCAAGAGCTAGAAAAATCCCTTAAGGAATTACAGCAAACTCAAGCTCAATTAATTCAGGCTGAGAAAATGTCTAGCCTAGGACAATTAGTTGCAGGAATCGCTCACGAAATTAATAACCCAGTTAACTTTATTTATGGTAACTTAAATTATATTAATGATTACACTCAAGACCTGATAAAGCTTGTCAAGCTTTATCAGAAGTTTTATGCAAATCCTGAACCAAAAATTCAAGATTTTATTGAAGCAATTGAGTTAGATTTTTTACTGGATGATTTGCCTAAAATTATCAATTCTATGCGAATAGGAACCGAACGTATCACAGAGATTGTCTTATCTCTGCGAAATTTCTCTCGTCTTGATGAGGCGGATATGAAAATGGTTGATATTCACCAAGGGATTGATAGTACTTTACTGATTTTACAGAGTCGGCTGAAAGAACACGCTGGTCATCCTAAAATTGAGATTGTAAAAAATTACGGAAATTTACCTTTGGTTGATTGCTATCCTGGTCAACTAAATCAAGTATTTATGAATATTATCAGTAATGCAATTGATGCATTAGATAGCTATAATAGTGAACGCTCTATCACAGAAATTCAGGCTCATCCTAGTAAAATTACAATTACTACAGAAGTTCGGGAAACACAATATGTTGCTATCCGAATTACTGATAATGGTTTAGGAATAAAAGAAACAGTTCAAGAACGACTCTTTGATCCATTTTTCACAACTAAGCCTGTGGGTAAGGGTACGGGATTGGGTTTATCAATTAGTTATAAGATAATAGTTGAAAAGCACAGAGGACATCTAAGATGTGTATCAGAACTTGGTAAGGGAACAGAGTTTTGCATTGAAATTCCTTTATCGATGAATAGTCAAGCTAATAATTATGTTCAATCAATCAGTTTAGGCGAATAA
- a CDS encoding heme NO-binding domain-containing protein: MYGLVNKAIQDMVCSRFGEGIWQEIKQKAEVDVDVFISMEGYPDDLTHRLVKAASVILGLSPADIMQAFGEFWVQYTSEEGYGEMIDMSGETLPEFLENLDNLHARVGVSFPKLQPPSFECSDMEEGSLSLHYHSHREGLTPMILGLVKGLGTRFDTEVDITQTQSRDDGAEHDEFLVKYKPQ; encoded by the coding sequence ATGTACGGATTAGTAAATAAGGCTATTCAGGATATGGTATGTAGCCGCTTTGGTGAGGGAATTTGGCAAGAAATTAAGCAGAAAGCTGAGGTAGATGTAGACGTTTTTATTAGCATGGAAGGCTATCCCGATGACCTGACTCACAGGTTGGTGAAAGCTGCTAGTGTTATTCTAGGTTTATCTCCGGCAGATATTATGCAAGCCTTTGGGGAATTCTGGGTGCAATACACATCTGAGGAAGGCTATGGTGAGATGATTGATATGAGTGGGGAGACACTACCTGAGTTTCTAGAAAACCTTGACAATCTTCATGCTCGTGTAGGAGTCAGCTTTCCTAAACTTCAGCCGCCATCATTTGAGTGTAGTGATATGGAAGAAGGTTCTCTAAGCTTACACTATCATTCTCACAGAGAGGGACTAACTCCTATGATTCTTGGTTTGGTTAAAGGTTTAGGAACGAGATTTGATACAGAAGTTGATATTACTCAAACCCAAAGTCGGGATGATGGTGCTGAACATGATGAATTTTTAGTGAAATATAAACCACAGTAA